A window of Pseudobacteriovorax antillogorgiicola contains these coding sequences:
- a CDS encoding FG-GAP-like repeat-containing protein — translation MILYPKRFAFVALLISFITISFWTGSRYPALNQKAMMAESASVADTIAAFPILEVKDEFPMWKKIAYTTVNWANDNKKGMTFGVIIGGLFLTLFNYLQFRQKGNKMLKTFYGFLLGSPLGVCVNCAAPVFKGVLQSKQAELAFAMMISSPTMNMVVLTMLFSLFPFYMAVTKTLFVLIVIFAGVPLISTLLGADHQLKDWLKLEKEDVNLGQNCDVKHREPYGEAIFGFLKDIFRNIKFIIVRTVPLMLVAGFLGSVVSHLVSLDTIMAGGGIGVVLLVAAVGLFLPVPVAFDIILVNALFTAGMAPNLTLILLCTLGIYSSYSFMITWQSASKQWATGLSAVIFLMAVALGLTGDQLHRVFYLEPNIEAYKTMRGAPEAVVMEEDEILVEEQEPAKPLIFQSVWQKGNVIVEGAPFQVKTNQEGRFARSEGQFFGLREGFAYGIRDYPDPFWIGRGTGSGDFNGDGWQDVAFGSDTGIKLYRNVGGLFEKVLLTVKTSRYRVYSVAFIDWNNDGWLDLFFTTYLKGNFVIYNKNGVFSSELEPVPNNKGILTVSPSFGDFDRNGFPDIYNANMALGIVTGFHHYGPGRQNSITFNHGDRYQEAPLDQVDGESMASLVSDFNQDGWLDIYVNNDFTVPDYLYFGKSGGLALASRDAMAKMKSPFFSMSIDSGDLNNDGTMDYVSSGTIETAKFLADQREIDGVPYKDYSIFKNDESWCESIQEAGFRQRCLADRKLNKRINLKQKPKLDVAECSKIKESADREDCLLAVMWMIVTSNQPVDNCQEKFGFDQTIREVCDLHKARKAPLARDLFQQYMAQEDKAHIYLGDGHGSFRAMPVAHPGGWTWSMKIADLDNDGWLDIFNAEGAVREGQFGFNVLLHNQEGKGFEQRQFSWGMVDDFGMFSFSYIDFDHDGDLDIIANSAVGPVRLYENRLNNNNRLAVMVNQKTGNYYGLHSKIQITTGSGRTYLREIKAGGGYQSFDAPIAYFGLGEDEQIQKIVLSIPGREAIEINEKLPANQLYRISIQ, via the coding sequence ATGATTCTCTATCCCAAGCGTTTCGCGTTTGTGGCCCTTCTGATTTCCTTTATCACCATAAGTTTTTGGACAGGGTCTCGCTATCCTGCCTTGAATCAAAAAGCGATGATGGCTGAGTCGGCGTCTGTAGCTGATACGATTGCGGCATTTCCCATCCTTGAGGTTAAAGATGAGTTTCCGATGTGGAAAAAAATTGCCTACACCACAGTGAATTGGGCCAATGACAATAAGAAGGGGATGACCTTTGGAGTGATCATTGGCGGTCTATTTCTAACTCTCTTTAACTACCTTCAGTTTCGGCAGAAGGGGAACAAGATGCTCAAAACCTTTTATGGGTTTTTGCTGGGATCGCCATTGGGGGTTTGTGTAAATTGCGCAGCGCCGGTATTTAAAGGAGTCCTTCAATCAAAACAGGCGGAACTTGCCTTTGCAATGATGATCAGCTCGCCCACCATGAATATGGTGGTGCTCACTATGCTGTTTAGCCTTTTCCCGTTTTATATGGCTGTTACGAAAACCTTGTTTGTTCTGATCGTGATCTTTGCTGGAGTGCCCCTAATCTCTACGCTGCTAGGTGCGGATCACCAGCTAAAAGACTGGCTCAAGCTTGAAAAAGAAGATGTGAACCTTGGTCAAAACTGTGATGTGAAGCATCGTGAGCCATATGGCGAGGCCATTTTTGGTTTTCTAAAAGACATCTTTCGGAATATCAAATTTATCATCGTGCGCACGGTGCCCTTGATGTTGGTGGCGGGTTTTCTCGGCTCTGTTGTCTCGCACCTTGTATCTCTTGATACCATCATGGCTGGAGGCGGCATTGGAGTCGTATTGTTGGTTGCCGCTGTGGGGCTATTTTTACCGGTACCAGTAGCCTTCGATATCATTTTGGTGAATGCTCTTTTTACTGCTGGCATGGCTCCCAATCTAACGTTGATTCTACTCTGTACCCTCGGCATTTATAGTTCCTATTCTTTTATGATTACCTGGCAAAGTGCTTCCAAGCAATGGGCTACTGGTCTTAGCGCTGTGATTTTCTTGATGGCAGTGGCACTTGGTCTTACGGGGGATCAGCTCCATCGGGTGTTCTACCTAGAGCCCAATATTGAGGCCTACAAAACAATGCGTGGGGCTCCAGAGGCCGTAGTGATGGAAGAAGACGAGATCCTGGTTGAGGAGCAAGAGCCAGCAAAGCCCCTAATATTTCAAAGTGTCTGGCAGAAGGGTAATGTTATCGTCGAAGGTGCGCCTTTTCAAGTGAAGACTAATCAAGAGGGGCGTTTCGCGCGATCCGAAGGGCAGTTTTTCGGTCTGCGAGAGGGATTCGCATATGGCATCCGCGATTATCCCGATCCATTTTGGATCGGTCGAGGCACAGGGTCTGGGGACTTCAACGGCGATGGTTGGCAAGATGTCGCCTTCGGTAGCGACACCGGCATCAAGCTGTATCGCAATGTAGGGGGTTTGTTTGAAAAGGTCCTGCTTACAGTAAAGACCAGTCGCTATCGAGTTTACTCAGTCGCTTTCATAGATTGGAATAACGACGGTTGGCTGGATCTCTTCTTTACCACCTATCTCAAGGGAAACTTTGTTATATACAATAAGAACGGAGTGTTTAGTTCTGAACTTGAGCCGGTTCCTAACAACAAGGGTATTTTAACAGTTAGCCCGAGCTTTGGTGACTTTGATCGCAACGGCTTTCCCGATATCTATAATGCAAACATGGCTCTTGGCATTGTCACAGGCTTTCATCACTACGGCCCTGGTAGGCAAAATAGCATCACATTCAATCACGGCGACCGGTACCAGGAAGCTCCCCTTGATCAAGTGGATGGAGAATCCATGGCATCCTTAGTAAGTGATTTTAATCAAGACGGTTGGCTTGATATCTACGTGAACAACGATTTCACGGTTCCCGATTATCTCTACTTTGGAAAATCAGGAGGCCTGGCACTGGCGTCTAGAGATGCGATGGCTAAGATGAAGTCTCCGTTTTTCTCCATGAGTATCGACTCGGGAGACCTCAACAACGATGGGACTATGGATTACGTATCTAGCGGCACCATCGAAACGGCTAAGTTCCTAGCTGATCAACGAGAGATCGATGGGGTTCCATACAAAGACTACTCTATATTCAAGAACGATGAGTCTTGGTGCGAGTCGATCCAAGAAGCTGGCTTTCGCCAGCGTTGTTTGGCAGATCGTAAGCTTAATAAACGTATAAACTTGAAGCAGAAGCCAAAGCTTGATGTTGCAGAATGTAGCAAAATCAAGGAGTCGGCCGATCGGGAGGACTGCTTGCTGGCTGTGATGTGGATGATTGTGACAAGCAATCAGCCCGTGGACAACTGCCAGGAAAAGTTTGGCTTTGATCAAACTATCCGTGAAGTTTGCGATTTGCATAAGGCTCGCAAAGCGCCCTTAGCCCGAGACTTGTTTCAACAGTATATGGCTCAAGAAGACAAGGCGCACATCTATCTAGGGGATGGTCACGGCAGTTTTCGGGCGATGCCAGTGGCTCACCCTGGTGGCTGGACGTGGAGCATGAAGATTGCTGATCTGGATAACGATGGTTGGCTAGACATTTTCAATGCAGAAGGTGCGGTTCGGGAAGGACAGTTTGGGTTCAATGTCTTACTTCATAACCAAGAGGGCAAGGGGTTTGAGCAACGGCAGTTCTCTTGGGGCATGGTGGATGACTTTGGAATGTTTTCTTTTTCCTATATCGATTTTGATCATGATGGCGACCTCGATATTATTGCCAATAGTGCTGTAGGCCCGGTGAGATTGTATGAAAACCGTTTGAATAACAACAATCGCTTGGCGGTGATGGTCAATCAAAAAACAGGAAACTACTATGGCTTGCATAGCAAGATTCAAATCACTACTGGAAGTGGCAGAACCTACCTCCGAGAGATCAAAGCCGGGGGAGGCTACCAATCCTTTGATGCCCCGATCGCCTATTTCGGTCTCGGAGAGGATGAGCAAATTCAGAAGATCGTCCTGTCCATTCCTGGTCGGGAAGCCATTGAAATCAATGAAAAACTGCCAGCAAATCAGCTCTACCGGATATCAATCCAATAA
- a CDS encoding collagen-like protein, which produces MRSISALHLLTMALVFSACGGGGEGKDGVSGESCVLTETDIICQNNTLSLKSFQGEKGDSCELVEDKQVIQCGNNSLAIRDLKGEDGSSCTIVEVDEESVIRCGNETIPLSILKGEQGEKGDQGEKGDQGDKGDQGEKGDQGEKGDQGDKGDQGDKGDQGDKGDQGDKGDQGDKGDQGDKGDQGEKGDQGDKGDKGEKGDASYFTEIANVRLLSNSMPGNKIGEASSLFTCQADILSNDSLLLYRPVGVRLVRNGESTDAQVLKWDRKGEQWKVSFPIESGTIESGDRLSCKITIFHIHLVATATGQSPDETVVEESRVNVSARKHLRFSSLVPILDDSGKITSFDLGFDSEVDGGNLETCKFLVYTARAAGPKNIVYHTKDLSSVKQGRNNLSLVPRGDRLNSVDLIAEITDLKAICLGDGNRIEFENSSMSADFLMNEFHPLSVN; this is translated from the coding sequence ATGAGATCTATATCTGCACTTCATTTGTTGACAATGGCTCTAGTCTTTAGTGCTTGTGGAGGGGGAGGTGAAGGGAAAGACGGTGTTAGTGGAGAGAGCTGTGTCCTGACTGAAACGGATATTATCTGTCAAAATAACACTTTGTCGTTAAAGTCATTTCAAGGTGAGAAAGGGGATTCCTGTGAGCTTGTTGAGGACAAGCAAGTGATTCAATGTGGCAACAATTCCTTGGCTATCAGAGATCTGAAGGGTGAAGACGGTAGTAGCTGTACGATTGTTGAAGTTGACGAAGAATCAGTAATTAGATGTGGTAATGAAACTATTCCTCTCTCCATTCTTAAGGGCGAACAAGGAGAAAAGGGCGACCAAGGAGAAAAGGGCGACCAAGGAGATAAGGGTGACCAAGGAGAAAAGGGCGACCAAGGAGAAAAGGGCGACCAAGGAGATAAGGGCGACCAAGGAGATAAGGGCGACCAAGGAGATAAGGGCGACCAAGGAGATAAGGGCGACCAAGGAGATAAGGGCGACCAAGGAGATAAGGGTGACCAAGGAGAAAAGGGCGACCAAGGAGATAAGGGTGACAAAGGAGAAAAGGGCGATGCATCTTACTTTACAGAGATAGCCAACGTCCGACTTTTAAGCAACAGTATGCCTGGAAATAAAATTGGAGAGGCAAGCTCCCTATTTACTTGTCAAGCAGATATTTTATCAAATGATAGTTTACTATTATATAGGCCGGTAGGGGTACGATTAGTTAGGAATGGAGAGTCCACTGATGCTCAAGTCCTGAAGTGGGATCGGAAAGGCGAGCAATGGAAGGTATCATTCCCAATCGAAAGTGGGACTATTGAATCAGGAGATCGACTATCTTGCAAAATTACAATTTTTCATATTCATTTGGTTGCTACAGCTACAGGGCAAAGTCCCGACGAAACGGTAGTTGAAGAGAGCAGGGTTAACGTATCTGCCCGGAAGCACCTTAGATTTTCAAGTCTTGTACCTATTCTAGATGATTCGGGGAAAATTACGTCTTTTGATTTAGGCTTTGATAGTGAAGTCGATGGAGGAAATCTCGAAACCTGTAAATTCTTAGTTTACACTGCAAGGGCAGCTGGTCCCAAAAACATCGTATATCACACAAAAGATCTATCCTCAGTTAAGCAAGGAAGAAATAATCTGAGCCTTGTACCACGTGGCGACCGCTTAAATTCAGTAGATCTGATAGCTGAAATCACAGATCTTAAAGCAATTTGCTTGGGGGATGGTAACCGCATAGAATTTGAGAATAGCTCTATGTCGGCTGATTTTCTAATGAATGAATTCCATCCATTGAGCGTAAATTAA
- a CDS encoding FG-GAP-like repeat-containing protein, with protein MLILLLLSTSVVEASPYAFEQDPSGLDPTKVSLPEKNGTLLSFDGKSKVNGFTGNLSYTIPVDYPKWRDLWKLPSISYSSQGGNGILGQGFSMGFPRLFRTTQYGVPNENSSIHSSLDGELSLQSDGNLLPRINRSWHRYEKHGDGYRLDLGKKKLYFGQSSATRLGNGKFISEWLLDWVEDSYGNRLVFSYEHLVDDRYSILKNIFFVNQDGSTIYASNFEYEERGDKWTNNRKGYAQKISMRLTSITQYWNQSKIGLTALKEQLKNQDFKNLVRINQLALGYEEQGISSRSLLTSFQKLGNSDSDTTPITKLSYSSSPLSDVEGINLDSKNLNSTDIPNRSSLTRTNASFVDFNGDGLTDILAFKPKDNKWFVWINKGKGSFNEPVDLGFHAFTLQAKVHTFGDFNGDRRIDFLYNSQTILNKTQDGLWGPPAIKPKGLPASIPMSSNVAAWVDFNGDSKIDYIFYNSTGFLVYLNDSQNSDIKFKPGYVVKDPQDLKIYHSRRSSDLRWLDFNGDGLADLSLFQYAPNKQQIAFQENQGDGHFGPVRILSYKGNAMLNVSRYGDINGDGLTDLIFYDGIVNLKILINDGQGGFSSRLIRLGSEFRNHPITMLDLGDINGNGSTDLIFAVNSKAAGIYYFDPYQNQKHQAPFLLEKVEDELGQRSEFTYESSRNLVSVENQADQIPVTHQLLKKQERYAPTYKFDKGYKINIVESVDYRYKDGYFDYERNEFYGYQTVSSNQAHQLNSNGLASKGVKTDWHFYTKENKGLLKGLIKDLKRYDIESNLLFEEVNNRYETLATGNNSWHSYTSEKVTKSQEQVGGIKTRKVATSLTLSSELIPSSQTTSHFDVNGNLYRKVHTQFVTSHPLRLINIPKSFELVDPKDNGTVLRKRLSWNDDGDLEAVYRGPASAEIFNKSLEYDNFGNVTQVMNSLGYQTTISYEHGYDFLPSEVAKQVSLEDPSRFLTEEYRYAMDKGAKVSLHYGQNHRPEQAVISEYKWDGLSRLQSITMPGQNEPSTWFTYTWGSEGKPSSFSQFTTAAREPSTTLADGLMRTIGTVSPSNNGGWLLSGLQEFGLHGKPSRQSMPISISNLNSPLLAQPTARMTTREYDYLKRLVQVTHSDGGLESWQYFTNGTQHINQEEELRRTVTDHFGRTCLVEDIYDRSLITLLSQELQTSACSGSEFQENSGVSQLLLSHNLQDQISELVNAGQPARTYFYDRLGRNTEILAGGLGTITMAYNEEDQLTERVTSSVSGKVLEAVYLAYDGLGRELSRDGALGDSKGVLGPKSRLFTFSYDDPNAKFGLGRLSTLKIKDDIFDYDYDVFGNVERETFLSSAGNQINTSFEYDEHQRLTKVIYPDNSEVRYIFDERNGHTKEATGSLLAETAYDDLDRLASLSFKRQDLSMPFSQIYSYDEKDRVRSHTGSFGTAELFTHQFNSYDKLDRILEVSGANPYYQSFQKSYRYDSRGQISNYQLAGSRLDQGMKAIDADYSYDPTGDITKILGKNLERKYVGEALDTISLGNQVWSFGDFGRLSHSQQHQDINWNSLGQISTIKMVDGSSSSYGYKPDLKRLFQETESVDGRSKTYFVNDFVKYKESEGAFEFFYKFDDKIVAQQTDKFSYNVSDNVSSQWLLIDAENGQINHFNEKTPFGGLVAEVNEERSPTYLFAGGINDRNFGLDQMRARYYSPELGRFISPDPLYLEQPERCISSPLSCNLYTYAGNNPLKYIDPSGLDMVKAAEYFSKGIGSLFQYKTTRIVTQVSGSTGFASGGMGKAISPDGSSARFSTEAQAGGGIQYAGEAVVGWDPNKGKMSPYFRGGGGVGSIELPVVSAKVKALAGLEFQKDKFSPYASLTAAGKLGPIKSDVRVFANTGGATVRLRNQTGAGPVTAGTETHFKLDLSNEATANFSDNMNSAAGEVLNSVADIIFGGE; from the coding sequence TTGTTAATACTCTTACTTTTATCAACATCTGTAGTAGAAGCGTCTCCGTATGCTTTTGAACAAGATCCAAGTGGCTTAGATCCAACTAAAGTGAGTTTACCTGAAAAAAACGGAACCCTGCTTAGCTTCGATGGCAAAAGTAAGGTTAACGGTTTTACAGGTAATCTTAGCTATACAATTCCAGTCGACTACCCGAAATGGCGAGATCTCTGGAAGTTACCCTCTATATCCTACTCATCACAAGGAGGTAATGGGATCCTTGGCCAAGGATTCTCAATGGGCTTCCCTAGGCTATTTAGAACAACTCAATATGGAGTTCCAAATGAGAATTCTTCTATTCACTCCTCGCTAGATGGAGAGCTAAGCCTTCAATCCGATGGAAACTTGCTGCCCCGAATTAACAGAAGCTGGCACAGATATGAGAAGCATGGTGACGGCTACCGATTAGACCTTGGAAAGAAGAAGCTATACTTTGGTCAAAGCAGTGCAACTAGATTAGGAAATGGAAAGTTCATAAGTGAGTGGCTTCTTGATTGGGTTGAAGACTCCTATGGGAATAGATTAGTATTTAGTTATGAACATCTAGTTGATGATCGATACTCGATCCTCAAGAATATTTTCTTCGTGAATCAAGATGGCAGCACAATATATGCTAGCAACTTTGAGTACGAAGAACGAGGAGACAAGTGGACAAACAACCGTAAAGGTTACGCGCAGAAAATTAGCATGCGCTTAACATCAATCACTCAATATTGGAATCAAAGCAAAATAGGCTTAACAGCTCTAAAAGAGCAGCTCAAGAATCAAGATTTCAAAAACCTCGTGAGAATTAACCAACTAGCTCTAGGTTACGAAGAACAAGGCATATCTAGTCGTAGCCTTCTGACTAGTTTTCAAAAACTGGGCAATAGTGATAGTGATACCACTCCCATTACAAAACTGTCCTATAGTTCTTCCCCACTTTCAGATGTGGAAGGAATCAACTTAGATTCCAAAAACTTGAACTCTACAGATATCCCAAATCGATCTTCTCTCACGCGAACTAATGCAAGTTTCGTGGACTTCAATGGTGATGGATTGACGGATATCCTTGCATTCAAACCAAAAGATAATAAGTGGTTTGTTTGGATCAATAAAGGTAAGGGTTCATTCAACGAACCAGTTGATCTTGGATTTCATGCCTTCACATTGCAAGCGAAGGTACATACTTTTGGCGATTTTAATGGCGATCGCCGCATTGACTTCTTATATAACAGTCAAACAATACTGAATAAGACCCAAGATGGCCTTTGGGGGCCACCAGCAATAAAGCCAAAAGGCCTACCAGCAAGTATTCCGATGAGCTCTAACGTTGCGGCTTGGGTGGACTTTAATGGAGATAGCAAAATTGACTATATTTTTTATAACTCCACTGGCTTTCTAGTTTATCTTAACGATAGTCAAAACTCCGATATAAAGTTCAAGCCTGGTTACGTAGTAAAGGATCCCCAGGATCTCAAAATATACCATAGCCGCCGTAGCAGCGACCTGCGATGGTTAGACTTCAATGGCGACGGGCTAGCCGATCTCAGTCTCTTCCAATATGCACCGAACAAGCAACAAATAGCCTTTCAAGAGAATCAGGGCGATGGCCATTTTGGTCCTGTGAGAATATTAAGCTATAAAGGCAATGCCATGCTTAACGTGTCGCGCTATGGAGATATAAATGGCGACGGGCTTACTGACCTCATTTTCTACGATGGAATCGTAAACCTAAAAATTCTCATAAATGATGGCCAAGGCGGATTCTCCTCACGTCTGATCCGGCTGGGTAGTGAGTTTAGAAACCATCCCATCACTATGCTCGATCTTGGTGATATCAATGGCAATGGATCCACTGACCTGATTTTTGCAGTAAATAGTAAGGCGGCTGGGATCTATTACTTTGACCCTTACCAAAACCAAAAACACCAAGCGCCATTTCTACTGGAGAAAGTTGAGGATGAATTGGGGCAGCGAAGCGAGTTTACATACGAATCGTCAAGGAATCTCGTATCCGTAGAAAATCAAGCTGACCAAATTCCAGTAACCCATCAGCTCTTAAAGAAACAAGAACGCTATGCACCAACCTACAAGTTTGACAAAGGGTATAAGATCAATATTGTCGAGTCAGTAGATTATCGTTACAAGGATGGCTACTTTGACTATGAGCGCAATGAATTTTATGGTTACCAAACGGTAAGCTCTAACCAAGCACACCAGTTGAACAGCAACGGACTCGCTAGTAAAGGCGTAAAGACAGACTGGCATTTTTACACCAAGGAGAATAAAGGTCTTCTAAAAGGTCTCATAAAAGATTTAAAAAGATATGATATCGAAAGTAATTTACTTTTTGAAGAAGTCAATAATCGATACGAAACCTTGGCCACGGGCAACAATAGCTGGCACTCTTATACATCAGAAAAAGTTACTAAAAGCCAAGAACAAGTTGGGGGCATCAAAACGCGAAAAGTGGCAACGTCCCTAACTCTCAGCTCTGAGCTTATCCCTAGCTCGCAAACAACATCACACTTCGACGTGAATGGAAATCTATACAGAAAAGTTCACACTCAGTTTGTTACATCACACCCCCTACGATTAATAAATATACCGAAATCTTTCGAACTAGTAGATCCGAAAGACAACGGAACTGTCCTACGTAAGCGATTGAGTTGGAATGATGACGGCGATCTCGAGGCGGTTTACCGTGGCCCCGCGAGTGCAGAGATATTCAATAAATCACTTGAATATGATAACTTCGGAAATGTCACTCAGGTGATGAATAGTCTTGGTTATCAGACTACAATCAGCTATGAGCATGGCTATGACTTTCTACCATCAGAAGTAGCGAAACAAGTAAGCCTCGAAGACCCCAGTCGTTTCCTCACTGAAGAATATCGTTATGCTATGGACAAAGGGGCAAAAGTCTCGCTTCACTATGGTCAAAACCACCGTCCAGAGCAGGCTGTTATCAGTGAGTATAAGTGGGATGGCCTAAGCCGACTGCAATCAATCACGATGCCAGGGCAAAACGAACCTAGTACTTGGTTCACCTATACCTGGGGTAGTGAAGGCAAACCGAGCTCCTTTTCTCAATTCACCACTGCTGCTCGCGAGCCAAGCACAACTCTTGCAGACGGGCTGATGCGAACTATTGGTACCGTATCACCATCCAATAACGGCGGATGGCTATTGTCAGGACTCCAAGAATTTGGCCTTCACGGTAAACCCAGTAGGCAGTCGATGCCGATATCTATTTCAAACCTTAACTCACCACTGCTAGCTCAACCCACAGCACGAATGACGACTCGAGAGTATGACTACCTAAAGAGACTGGTACAAGTGACTCACAGCGATGGAGGCTTGGAGTCGTGGCAGTATTTCACAAATGGAACGCAGCATATCAACCAAGAAGAGGAGCTAAGGAGAACGGTCACTGATCACTTCGGCCGCACCTGCCTCGTAGAAGATATATACGATAGATCCTTGATTACACTTTTAAGCCAGGAACTCCAAACAAGCGCCTGTAGCGGTAGCGAGTTTCAGGAAAACTCTGGAGTCAGCCAATTGCTGTTAAGCCACAATCTCCAGGATCAAATTAGTGAGCTTGTGAACGCGGGTCAGCCAGCAAGAACTTACTTTTACGATAGGTTAGGTAGAAATACTGAAATACTAGCTGGTGGACTCGGGACAATTACTATGGCCTATAATGAGGAAGACCAGCTTACGGAAAGAGTCACCAGCTCCGTCAGTGGAAAGGTACTTGAGGCAGTTTACCTTGCCTATGATGGCTTAGGGCGTGAGCTGAGCCGGGATGGTGCCTTAGGAGACTCTAAGGGAGTTTTAGGCCCAAAATCACGCCTCTTCACATTTTCTTATGATGACCCCAATGCTAAGTTTGGACTTGGGAGACTCAGTACTCTAAAGATAAAAGATGATATTTTCGATTATGACTATGATGTCTTCGGTAATGTAGAGCGCGAGACTTTTCTCTCCAGTGCAGGAAACCAGATCAATACATCTTTTGAATATGATGAACACCAACGTTTAACTAAGGTCATATATCCCGATAATTCAGAGGTTCGATATATCTTCGACGAAAGAAATGGTCACACCAAAGAAGCGACGGGATCGCTACTTGCAGAGACTGCGTACGATGACCTAGATCGGTTGGCAAGCCTAAGCTTCAAAAGGCAAGACCTTAGCATGCCTTTCAGCCAGATCTACAGCTACGACGAAAAAGACAGGGTTAGAAGCCATACAGGAAGTTTTGGAACAGCTGAGTTGTTTACCCATCAATTCAATTCCTACGATAAGCTTGATCGCATCCTAGAGGTATCAGGTGCTAACCCTTACTATCAGTCTTTTCAGAAATCCTATCGCTATGACAGCAGGGGACAGATTTCAAATTATCAGCTTGCTGGAAGCAGGTTAGATCAAGGCATGAAAGCTATTGACGCCGATTATTCCTATGACCCAACAGGTGATATCACCAAAATTCTAGGAAAGAACCTCGAAAGAAAGTATGTTGGTGAAGCCCTCGATACAATCTCTCTTGGAAACCAAGTTTGGAGCTTTGGTGATTTTGGCCGACTATCACATAGCCAACAGCATCAGGACATCAACTGGAACTCATTGGGTCAAATTAGCACTATTAAAATGGTGGATGGCAGTAGCTCAAGCTATGGCTACAAACCAGACTTAAAACGCCTTTTCCAAGAAACCGAAAGTGTGGATGGCAGGTCGAAAACCTATTTTGTAAATGACTTTGTAAAATACAAAGAGAGTGAAGGAGCATTCGAGTTTTTCTATAAGTTCGATGATAAGATAGTCGCTCAACAAACCGATAAGTTCAGCTATAATGTTAGTGACAATGTCAGTAGCCAGTGGCTCCTGATTGATGCAGAGAATGGCCAAATCAACCATTTTAACGAGAAGACTCCCTTTGGGGGATTGGTTGCTGAAGTGAACGAGGAACGATCTCCAACTTATCTATTCGCTGGTGGCATCAACGATCGCAACTTTGGCTTGGATCAGATGCGGGCTAGATATTACTCTCCTGAGTTGGGACGGTTTATTTCGCCGGACCCGTTGTACCTTGAGCAACCAGAGAGGTGTATCAGCAGTCCCCTAAGTTGTAACCTCTACACTTACGCAGGTAACAATCCACTGAAGTACATAGACCCAAGTGGTCTGGATATGGTCAAGGCAGCAGAGTATTTTTCCAAAGGGATCGGATCGTTATTCCAGTATAAAACCACTAGGATAGTCACCCAAGTCTCAGGATCGACAGGGTTTGCTTCAGGAGGCATGGGTAAAGCAATATCACCAGACGGTAGTTCTGCGAGATTTTCTACCGAAGCTCAAGCAGGTGGCGGAATACAATACGCTGGTGAAGCCGTGGTTGGATGGGATCCGAACAAAGGCAAGATGAGCCCCTATTTTCGTGGAGGAGGGGGTGTCGGGAGCATCGAGCTGCCGGTCGTAAGCGCGAAAGTGAAAGCACTCGCAGGGCTAGAATTTCAGAAAGATAAGTTCAGCCCATATGCTTCGTTGACTGCCGCAGGCAAATTAGGCCCAATAAAAAGCGATGTTAGGGTGTTTGCGAATACGGGTGGAGCTACGGTGAGGCTCAGGAACCAAACCGGCGCAGGGCCTGTTACAGCAGGGACTGAGACTCATTTTAAGCTCGATCTGAGCAATGAGGCGACAGCAAATTTTTCTGATAACATGAATTCAGCAGCTGGCGAAGTACTCAATTCAGTCGCGGACATCATTTTCGGAGGTGAATAG